GCTGGTTTGTCACCACAAAACCATTTCACACAGATGTGGTGATATCAGTGGAAAGATAAAACAAAGGGACTAAAATGAATAAGCATAAAAATCAGGCATTGTGACAGTCCAACGTTGGCTACATCTGCTATTATTGTAAATTATTTCTTGTTACCGGAAATTTAGACACATTTTTAGGAACGGAAATTTTTAGCTTAGTCTACATGTTGTAATATTGTGTACAATTCTGAATTCAGCACAGAAAAAATTAACTGATTTGATTATTCAAGCTGATTTGGTACCACAATTCCTAGCCTCCCTTCATCACAGCATCTATAGCAGCCACCTATGTTATGGCTGGCCACCATTTCTGCCTTCATCACGCACTGATCACCTCTGGGCACCAAGCCCATCCATTGTCATTGCCGTCTATAGCTGGCTGCAATCTCAGACCAGCGACCTCCCCAGAAAACTCATCGCTCAATTTCTCATCTAAGACCCACTGTCATTGACCGTACATCTGATGAACTCTTCAAACACACACGAGCCACTGTCATCCAGACAACATCCATCCTCGCATCAAACCTGTGTGCTGCTATTCAAGCTGCATGTGGCAGTGCATCCCAATGCAAACTGGTAACATTTAACTCATCTTAGACTTCACTTAATTCTATTCTCAGCTTACCCAGCTAATGCCAACCTACAAGCCCTCATTCCAAACAGCAATTATCTTTGTTCAGCTTGTACATTTCAAACCGCAACCTTTCGGATGCTCCGAAGCAATGTAGACCAAACCTTGACTCCACCAGTAAATCCACCCAAAACAACAAACCTCAATCCCAAAGATCTTCCAGTTTAGCATTCGACATGCTACTTTacaagcaccaccaccaccaaaaccTTTCACCACTAGGTGGGATTGACTGTATATGGATCAAACAACACTATGTTTATTTCTCCAATAATGATTTAGAAGTACAATACTGATCTAAAGGCAGAAATGGCTTTAAATAAGGAGCCAATCTGCTATGTAAAAAAGGACAGaatgaataaataataaattaataactaCCCTATTTCATAGGATCTGATCAGAATCAGATTTGATTATAATTCGATAATGATTCAGATTATAATATTAGCCACAAACTATGGTGGAGCTATAGCTGTCTGGTTTGTTACCTCATGACCATTCCACACAAATGTGACGGCATGTGTTGGAGGTCCATCGTGTGTGCCGCTTTCAACCATAGCTATAAGATCCCATGTCGCCCATGCAATTGCGGGCCTGCAGTTATGTCTCTATtatatgtttgagaaagtaaagAATGGAAAAAAAGGCCAAAAATAACTTCAAAATAGTTTTGAAAGGGGGAACAAAGGAACAATAGGAGCATAACTTCTTATAACATTATAATTTCTGTTATATTGTAGGTTATCTTTTTTTTGTCCTATCGGTATGAGTTGAGATTGTCAATGACAGAAGGTAACATGCATATTTAAACAAGGCATTTACTTGCAAAACCAAGCTATGATCCCCAAGAATTCAACGACATTGAAAGCATAATCCTTTATATGTTATTTTGACGACAACCTCCACATGTTAAAAATACTACCTACCAAATAATCCACAACCCTTATTATCTTCTTCTATGGGCCACACATGTAGTGCCTGGTGAAAGACAAAAGACTCTGTTCTTTTTATTTCCTTTAAGTGTTTTTTATTGCTGATCCCCTGAATTCAATATGATACCTCACCAACTATTTCAGCATTAGAGAATTTATCAGCAGGTTTCACTAGCAAAGCCATGTATGAAAGTAATACGATTACGAATTAGGAGTGACTGTAAGAAAGAGACCACAAAGAATTCAAAAAGATGATACCTCAATGAGAAAATCGttaacaaaacaacaacaacaaagcctATCCCACTAACCAATCATTTTTCATTGAAATTCTTCAGGCTGATTCAAAACTTGTAGGTCACTATCCTCTTTACCTCCAATCAGAAAGATTGCATATCAAAGTAAATTCTTTTTACAGAACTATTTAGCGTTCTCTCACACCCTTTTGAACAGAAAATGTAACAGATAGTCAACACATGATGCAAAAGCGTTTAAACTTCAAAGTTTAGCCAGGCAAACCTGTCAGGCCTGCATGTGTGCATCCCAGTGACCCAAGTATAGGCTGCATGAAGGGAAACATCTGTCATCCAATGTAAGTATGCAATCACACAAGCAGGAGACCGATCAAATCCAGACGTGCAAGTAACAAAAACACGAAGATTCTTCCTTAGCAACCGTAGTAAAAGCCCCACGCAAAATGGCAGTTTTTTCCTCATATCATAAGAATCTCCCTCCCTGAAAACACCAGCAATGAAACTCAAATAAAAGAAATCATCAAAGTATGAGAGGACGAAAATCAAGAGTTAAACAATATTCAGCATTTGTCAATTCCCATCGCAAAGTGACACTTGAAACTTGCATTTTCTTGTTCATATGACTAGCCTTGATATAAATAAGGATGGCTATTGAGATGCAAATATTCGAAGAAGATATCCCAGAGGTAGACTAATTATTTAGTTACAAGAAATTCttaagaaaataaatcaaaaaaatGGGATGCTTTGAACCCTAAATTACCGTATGGGATAGTTGATCATGAGAATATTATTCTTTTGAGAAGCGTCGTTGATTGATTTTACATTGATTCCCCAATTTTCAGCTTCAGCTCCACTTTGGAAGTTCAACACAGCAGTAACTCCCTGTAGAAAGATTTAATGCTTAAAAGGCTTTTTAGAAAGAAAACATAAGAGTGACCACagtccaaaagaaaaaaaaaatcaattttaatggAAATTTATGAACAACAGAAACAGATATTTTAAGTGCCACCACCTTTGGACTAGGAGAAAAGCAATAGTAGCCAACTAACCAGAAAGAACAGACCAACTACAAATTTTTCATTCCACATCATGCCTTTGATGCAAAAGACCATGGTCAAATGCTTTGTGCATTTCAATTGGATCATTGATTTCATAAGCATAATGCAGTTACTATGTTATTTCCCTGGTACACTTCTGAAACAAGCTAAATTGCTAATAATAATGGCTTATATCTGTAGCATCACTGATTCAGCAAAAGAAAGATAAGTTTGCGAGGTTTTTAAATCCATCATGCAGGATCATCAGTACGACCAAAATACATGCAGGATCGTCATTAAGACTATCAATGAACGGGTCAGATTAACCAAGCAAACTTAGCTGCAATCATTATATATTGAACAGAAGCAAAATCTCAGTATCAGTCGGACAATAATAAAATGTCATAGCAAATCTTGTCACTACTTAGACTAAAAAACAAGTGTAATACTTCCTAAACAATGAAGTATGTAGGCATGATGAAGAATGTATTTACAAGTCATATCATCAGCAATTGCCTGAATCTCAAGACATTCTTCGAACCAATCATATATTCATATACTTTACTGAGATAGGTAAAGCACACTCTGAGAACTGTGTGTGTCTTTTCACATATTTTAGTTTTGCAACTATAGCgattaataattttttcaattgcAATTTTGACTGTTAACATAAAACTGGGATTACAGAGATGTCCTCGGAATTGAAAATAAGGAGACAGTATCTTTACCTCAACTTTTGATAAGGTTTCCACATCATCTTCTGTTTGTATACAGGATCCCACAAATATTTGCTCTGTAATCTAAACATTTAGAGCATAAGTTATGATaataaaggaaaaacaaacaaattgaATGTATCACATGAGTAAAAACAATAAACTGCATACCTTACTATAACGCATACCAAGGGAGTGATTATAGTACATCTCATGCTTGGAACGATCCAGGGCCTGAATATATTCCTCAAGTGGAAAACTTCCATGAGCCCAGTCTCCATCTCCACATGCTTCTTCAGTAAAAATACAAGCAAGTTGTGTTGTGTGTTCGCTAAGGAAATTTCTCTCACCATGAGTGATGGCATGTTGGTTTTGATTGCCCAATAACTTGCTTCCTTTGGATTTAAGAAACTTTGAGCTGAACATCACAAATCCAGAATTCCCACAGCTCTCACTAGATGGTTGTAAATTTGATGCCAATAGTGTCCTGTTCCATGTGAGAATAGGAACTCGACCTCTATTAAACAATATTTCAAGATCATTCATCTTCTGCAGTAGTTGGACGGGAAAAGGAGATGTGGGCCTCTCAAGAACCAAGCTAAAAGAATTTGTTTGCTCCTGTAGCACCTTCCTGAGGAAACCAAAAcactgaaaaaataaaaataaaacacctATGAACAGAATATATTGTGATGATCAATGAAGTAGTAACTTTGCATCTTTCAAAGGTATCTAATATCTTAGAACTAAGCCAGCCAATTTCTATTGCCCTAAAAAATGACGAAGTAGCAATGTATCATGTTCAGCTACGATTGGTAATTCTCTCTTTAAAAAGAATCCCAAAACCAAAACATACATGATAAAGTgccaattttttatattttcttgttGCTATTAATCATCATTAATCAATTCTAGGTCTCAAAAACCACTCTCCCGCATGCTTAGGTTATTAGGTAAAGACATATAAATGATTTTACAAGACTAAGTTCAACACAGCAGCACTGTAACCATGAGAATTCGATGCATAAACACAGATagaaataaatgaaaaacaGAATTTTCCCTAGTTTGGTCAAAAGTTCACAATTGTGCTTGATTGAGCCAGTAAAAGCATCTTATATTAGTACCGAAACTTGAGCAGATTACAAACAGCATTATCATATCATGGGCCAGATGAAATTGGGCATACTAAGTGGGACAAGGACAAGCCAACAACTCAGCGCCAAACATCAAACACCAAACATAACTTCACTCGAAATAGACCTAAATGAGCAATAATATAAATGCAACTCGATTTAGCTCTATAGAACATCCATTAACCATCGTGAAATTCCAAATTAACAGTCAATATGAATCAATGAAACAAAAAGagtaaaaaatcaaaaaaacaaattgatggagagttttttttcccattttaAGTTAAAAATTATTCGAgacaatttttataaaattatctAAATTTAGTAAGAAAAAATTAAGCATTCCCCATGAACTCCACTATCCAATTGCAAAATCAAAAGACATACTGTGTATCTCCAACGTCTTTAATCTCAACAAGACTGTTCTGAGACGAATCACCAGCTTTCTTCAAAGTGTCACCCACCATAATTATCCTTGATCTCTCAGCATTACCCTACATTACcataaatcacaataaaaataaataataataataataatattatgatGATTGGGGAAAATGGAATGCATGGAGATTGGAGTGTACCCCTTTGGTGATAGAATGGACGATGATTTTGCCATCGGCGGTGAGAGCGAACCGGAGGCCAAGGGGCTTGTCAAGAGTGACGAGGTACTCATTGAGATTCATCTTGAATTTGGAATTATCAGACATAGCGAAAACCCTAAGATTGAGGCTTCCGCCATTAGAGCGAAGAAAGCAATGCTTGCTGTTACTGTTGTTGATGTAGGGATTGAAGAGGAAGCGAGGCGTGGGGCAGAAGGATGAGCTGTTGATGCTGCTCAGCAATGAGGATGGAGGATGAGGAGAATGGGTGGTGAATTGCAGTGGGAacatggtggcggtggtggtggctacAGTGGTGTGAGGTGAGAGTGTGACGGTGGTTTTTTATTTctggttttggtttttttggaATCGAAGAAAGTTTAGCGGAAGAGGAGGCACAGGGTCAGGGTAAGAAATTGGAGGTGCACGTGGCGATTGCATCGGACCCGTGTTGTCGACTTCGCGTTCCACGTGGGAATGAAAAAGTATATCCCTCTTCTTCCGTGAATAATCAAAGCTTTATGTTGAGAGCATTGATTCAAGATCTAGCATGAAAATAATCTTTATTACATACCTCAATTTTCACCCCACTATAGAAAGAGGTAAAATGGAGAAAAGGTGAGAGATATGAAAGTatgtacaaaaataaaaaattaaaacataaagaTCTATTTACTAGAGATTAATTAAAAGTCATGAAATCACTGCTGACaacttttaatatttgtcaTTGATTTCAACTTTTTTGCCCAACTTGTCCTCATTCAATCTTGGTCATTGATTTGTCCTCTTTAGCATTGGGCTGACCCAAAGATATGTCAGCGAGGTTGTTTTccactctttctttctctcgCTTACCTCACTGTGTTTGTTGAAGAAAGAGGGGTTGAAGGAGAAGAGTGTTTTTGTCCGAGATTGTCGTCATCCTGACAGGGTTCCCTCACTATAGATAGGGTTAGGTTAGGATAggtggagaagagaagaggattgAAGTTCGAAGCAAGGAGAAGGACAAGGAAAGATTATCGAAAAATCATTATCACCCTAGATATCGTTTAAGTTATATTCATaaggagaagagaaaatggTGGAAGTAGAAGGGCGAAATTTTCACCCTTTACGTTTGGGGATGATCATAAGGTGACGAAGAATTTCATCATCTCGGcatatttttcttcattatAGATTGGGTTAGGTGAGAATAAGGAGAGAAGATGGTGGAAGGAGAAGGTGGAAGCTCTCACCGGTTATGGTTAGGTGATGAACATATTCAAAAGCCAAGATGATGGGAGATTTCGTCATTGAATGTTTTCCCCTGAGTTGGATCTCGTCAGTTTAGTACAAGTGCAACAGGTTCATTCCCTTTACGCAATTCATCAATGTCCCGATAAATCTCATTGTTCATATGTCATTGTTCGGTGTTTCTTCTCATCCCTCAACTGTGTTAGTTCCTGAATTCCTGAATCAATAGATATATGAAACTCAATTCAtccttcatcttttttttttttttagtattatTCATGTATTTTATGGTTGGACTTGTCAATTCCCTCCGCAGCTTATGTCTGGAAAGAGATATCAAGTTTCATTTGTGGGAGATGTGTTTTGGTGATTCCTCCAAACCAGATGCTAGCATCTTGTCTTAATCGATGCAGAGGTTATATTGCTCATTGAAAATTTTTGGCAGGGATGATTTCCTAgagatattttaatttttaaagtttttctttaatttgttcTGATTTCTATTTGCAATTTATGAAATTTACGCATGATGAGCTAAGATCCGCTTTCTTtccgttttattttattctaagtcgggaaattgattttggtttcatAATTTTGTTAAGTGATGTGTGCTTGGGTAGTGCTTGTCTGGTTGATTTAATTTCAATCCCTTACTTTTGTAAATATAACATTGAGTAATCTATATCCTAGCAATATATGAGATTCTCAGGTTCCCTTAGTGCCAATAGTGTTTGTGACTAGAAGTCGGTTGTATTATGCGAGCTAAATATTTTAGTTTCCTTATAACTCCTGAGCAGAATAATTTTCTTGTTTAGGATGGTGATGAACCGCATTTTTTATCCTTCAATCACTTTTCTGATTATTAATGAAGATTTTGAGTCTtgatatcactaaaaaaaaattctttcgtAAAGTCTGAAGGCCAGCGCTTAAGCGCCACCAGCCACAGCTTGCGCGCCAGTTTCATGTTATAAATAGGacacttgtttttcttttatttcatttagtctTTGAGATTTGTAAGACTTATACCTTAGTTTGGAGCTACTTTTGGAGAATTCTAAGATTATTTTTCTTGTATTCTTAGTTAtttctatagccatgcttgaCTAAATAATCTTAAGACTTTGGCAAATGTGGATCCTAGTCTTTGTTATGATTTGATTTTCCAGTCTTTATATATAAAGTAAATTTTTCTTCTATGAATCTCTTCTCCATTTTATAATTTCTCTTGAAAGCATGCAGGTGTTTTTCTTCTCCTTGCACAAACAACAATTTTGTAGGGATTAGGGAACTGAGATTGGATTAACTAGTTGCTCTATATGAATTTGTTGTGTTGGTTTTGAGAAACTTAATCAGACTAGGTTAAACTTGACCCAGAGTGTTGTTTTCCCCATAagctttatattatatatttttcttttcttttttactaaACTCTACAATTAAATCGATAATCaacttttgacaaaaaaaaaaccttcgaCAAAAGAAAAGTCAATAATCAACTATCATATCTCTCTCCTTCTATATTCAACACTGAACACTAAACATTAAACCCTGCAAATACACATTTTTTATATCACCTCTAACAATTCATACACCTACAGATTCGCCATCATATTTCTATCTTTCCTCTACCTCTTACCCACTCATTGTGAGCTGTAAACAATGTAGATATATTGTCAAAACAATTTGAGTTACAAAATACAAATTGTGATGGGGTACCCAATTGTGATGCTATATACAACGTGATAGATACAAATCATACAATTGACATCAAATTAAGAAGAGCAaatccaaaaagaaaaaagaaagaagaatctCCATCTAATATTCTAATTATCTCGCGCGTGACggaaaagaaaagcaaaaaaaaaattggaatacGCAATGAACTCAAAATGAAGGGAATGCCTTGCCCAAACGCCTTGTGCAAAAACCAACCAATTCTGGCTTATACGGCAAAAACGATTTCTTCGTAGCCATTCTTCTCAACTCCCTATTCCTCACGTACAAAGCCTCGTGCGCCGATACCGGAGCTTTCTTCCCGCCGTCGGCGAAACCCTTCGCCTTCGATTTTCCGGTGACTTCGACACTCCCGGAGTTCCACTGCTCTTTCGCCTTATTCTTCGACGGCGACGGCGTTAGTGACCCTAGCGACTCCCTTCCGTCGCTGTTGCTCCGACGAAGCAGATCCAGAAGCTTCCACCGCTTCGAAGACCACGATCCCGTCGAATTACTCTTCCTGCACCCGCTCAGCGTCGGCGGTGGAGGATCGCGTTCGCTCCGGCGAATTGTCAACGCGGATGTGTCGCTGCTGTGATTGTCCTTCAGGTGATCGCGGTTGAAGAGCGGGAAAACGGCGTCGTCGTCCGCGGTCTCTTGAAACGCGACGAACTCGAAATCTGTATCGTCGTTTAGGTTGTCTCGGCCAACTTGAGCGGCGATTCCGGCGAGTTGATCGGTGGAGTAGCTGTTGAAGCTAGGACACAGAAACGAATCCAAATGCTCATTGCTGTTTGTGATTGCGATCACTTGTTCTTCTTTCTGCATTTTTTTCCTTCCTAATTTTCAGCACTactatcaatttttattttttatttctttttgttcaaTTTGGGATTAGAGCAGTGTGAAAAATGAGGGTGGACTTAGAGTTTATTTATATAGGAAGATAGTGGaattataaaattatgaatGAAGAATAAGGTGACGTTTGGCATTACAGTAGTGGAGTTGAATAAAGTTTACTTAccaataaatttatattaaaatatgtacgaaaaaattttatttatttttatataaaataatactAAGTTATTTAAAGGCAATTTTACCTGctttgaagatgatgacaaaTTCAAATGGAAgagatatttttttaattgatttgacGCTTTGTCTGGTTTTTAAATTTCCATcctctttccttttttttttagtaaCTATATTTTGCagtacaaaaaaaataaaataactacattttgtttttatAGTTGTCTTGGTTCGCACGTTTTGCGCCTCGTTTTGGCGTATTTGAATACGTATTCTCGAAGTAAAGAgtttttgctttcttttctatttgtcttttcttttcatatacttttttttttcctacatTTTCTTCTATCCTTTTATTGGGATTAAACGGTGACTAAAAAAATTTATGTTGCAGGGGCAATATGTATatgagagcatctccaatggtagtatctaagGTTAAATACATAGTCATATAATTAAGTATTTATTATCATttgagtacatattcaatttcAATATGACAAATATGAGTATGTGAGAGTATCTCTAATGGTAGAGATACATCTAACGAAGGCATCTTTTGTTGAGTGGGAGCAATTTTGATTGAGTGGGGAAAATTTACACTTGATATTCATATACTTAACTATATTATTAGTGAATTTTTTATAAATCACGTGGGGGCATTTGCCATGCTCTATGTGCATCTGTCATTGGTACTAACTAATGTTCAGAAAATTAGATGGGTGGTTTTTTTACACACATAGTGTAGTTTATACAAAGTAATTGTTTTGAgtagtgtaatttttttaatgactaAGTATAAATCACCACCCAAGTGaggatttattttttttactttctcttttctctttagtGAGAAAACAAATCCGACACAAAATACTAGCATAAAGAAGGAAGAGTTGTGAATAGACTTTTTGAGGCTGAAGGCAAAaatgttgaagtaattttctttTGATAAGAATCTTAAAGAGACTTAGTATACTAGACTTATATTTGTTGACTATTGAACATGAACATGACAACATACTTTTATCCACACTTTGACTTGAAATTTATACCATGCTGGCCTAGAGTCTTGATTGCTTTTTCTTCCCACTTCTTATCCACTTCCACCTTAGGTAAGTATGAagaaaaaatagataaataagtgatatgatatTTAATGTAATAAGAAAAGTGGAAAAAGATAGGAAAAAAATGTGTAGAAAAAAAatgtgagagaaagtgaagtTTAAATAAATCATTACTCAATACTCTTAAAAAAACTGTAATTAActaacttttaaaaaaattaaaatgacccagttcctcaaaaaaaaaaaaaaaatgaccaaACTTACACAATCAATACTTTCTATGTCCTGCAACTATTTTGGTCCAGCCCTCCTGCGTCAATCTTAACCATTAGATGCATCAGAAAACTAACTACAATAAAACACCTAGAATATAATTAGACATTAAATTACAACCATAGGATGCATCTGACCGTGCACCCTATTCGTTTTCAGTTTTCAGTTTCCTTCCCCTCACTCCTGCGTGCCTCTTTCTCCATGATTCCTCTGTTTATCTTTTTTTGCTTCTCTTTCTCAATGATTCCTCATCTCTATTAACCAATCTGTATGCAAAAATCAATTCCAATTCAATTGACACAATGTGCCTAAATTAACCAACTCCAATTCTTACAATTGGTTTTTTTTGTTCTCTGTCTGTAGAAAGAAAGATAAAGTTGCAGGTCCAGTTCTTG
This is a stretch of genomic DNA from Lotus japonicus ecotype B-129 chromosome 1, LjGifu_v1.2. It encodes these proteins:
- the LOC130729541 gene encoding phosphoglucan phosphatase LSF1, chloroplastic is translated as MFPLQFTTHSPHPPSSLLSSINSSSFCPTPRFLFNPYINNSNSKHCFLRSNGGSLNLRVFAMSDNSKFKMNLNEYLVTLDKPLGLRFALTADGKIIVHSITKGGNAERSRIIMVGDTLKKAGDSSQNSLVEIKDVGDTQKVLQEQTNSFSLVLERPTSPFPVQLLQKMNDLEILFNRGRVPILTWNRTLLASNLQPSSESCGNSGFVMFSSKFLKSKGSKLLGNQNQHAITHGERNFLSEHTTQLACIFTEEACGDGDWAHGSFPLEEYIQALDRSKHEMYYNHSLGMRYSKITEQIFVGSCIQTEDDVETLSKVEGVTAVLNFQSGAEAENWGINVKSINDASQKNNILMINYPIREGDSYDMRKKLPFCVGLLLRLLRKNLRVFVTCTSGFDRSPACVIAYLHWMTDVSLHAAYTWVTGMHTCRPDRPAIAWATWDLIAMVESGTHDGPPTHAVTFVWNGHEGEDVTLVGDFTGNWKEPLRAKHQGGSRNEVEVKLPQGKYYYKFIVNGQWKHSTASPAERDDSGNVNNIIVIGETANVRPFVQHQQKDANIVKVIERPLNEKERFMLAKAARCIAFSICPIRLAPK
- the LOC130732486 gene encoding uncharacterized protein LOC130732486: MQKEEQVIAITNSNEHLDSFLCPSFNSYSTDQLAGIAAQVGRDNLNDDTDFEFVAFQETADDDAVFPLFNRDHLKDNHSSDTSALTIRRSERDPPPPTLSGCRKSNSTGSWSSKRWKLLDLLRRSNSDGRESLGSLTPSPSKNKAKEQWNSGSVEVTGKSKAKGFADGGKKAPVSAHEALYVRNRELRRMATKKSFLPYKPELVGFCTRRLGKAFPSF